In Cupriavidus basilensis, the following proteins share a genomic window:
- a CDS encoding LysR family transcriptional regulator, which yields MTGINICAIKAALFSIFAKQMPGRFDLNLLRVLVALHRWRSVSKAAEELDLSQPATSLALGRLRTRLGDPLFVRSPSGMLPTPRCTELADAASKALADFEGNILQCPTFEPATARRDFVVTMADVGELYFLPRLMAHLARAAPQCNLRCETFPIEDIELALEEGRCDLALGFFPNLERPALYAQQLFMHSLVCLVRADHPYVPSSRISMRDFLELSHAVVEPMGRSHELFEGLLKEKGYRRRVQLMSVHFLSIPAIIAATDLIVTVPQSLADYYVGLENLRIVEPPINIKPYALKQFWHPRFHTDPAVRWLRESVVELFSKHR from the coding sequence TTGACCGGGATCAATATTTGTGCAATAAAGGCGGCGTTATTTTCGATATTTGCCAAACAAATGCCCGGTCGATTCGATCTCAATCTCTTGCGGGTGCTCGTGGCGCTTCACCGCTGGAGAAGCGTGTCCAAGGCGGCGGAGGAACTCGATTTGAGTCAGCCGGCGACGAGCCTCGCATTGGGGCGCCTGCGCACCCGCCTCGGGGATCCGCTCTTCGTGCGCTCACCGTCAGGAATGCTGCCGACGCCGCGCTGCACGGAGCTGGCGGACGCGGCGTCGAAGGCGCTGGCGGACTTCGAAGGGAACATTCTTCAGTGCCCCACATTCGAGCCGGCTACGGCTCGGCGCGATTTCGTCGTCACCATGGCCGACGTCGGCGAGCTCTACTTCCTGCCCCGGTTGATGGCACATCTCGCGCGGGCGGCGCCTCAATGCAACCTCAGATGCGAGACTTTCCCGATAGAAGACATTGAGCTGGCGCTGGAGGAGGGGCGCTGCGATCTGGCTCTGGGGTTCTTTCCCAACCTGGAGCGCCCGGCACTCTACGCCCAGCAGTTGTTCATGCACTCGCTGGTGTGCCTAGTGCGGGCAGACCACCCTTATGTGCCGTCTTCTCGCATCAGCATGCGCGACTTTCTGGAGCTTTCGCACGCGGTGGTGGAACCTATGGGGCGCAGCCATGAGCTATTCGAAGGGCTACTCAAGGAGAAGGGCTACCGAAGACGTGTGCAATTGATGTCGGTCCACTTTCTGTCCATTCCGGCAATCATCGCGGCCACCGACCTCATCGTGACGGTGCCTCAATCCCTTGCAGACTACTATGTGGGCCTGGAGAACCTGCGGATCGTCGAGCCACCGATCAATATCAAGCCCTATGCGCTGAAACAGTTCTGGCATCCGCGTTTCCATACAGATCCTGCGGTCAGGTGGTTACGGGAGTCGGTCGTCGAATTGTTCAGCAAACATCGATAG
- a CDS encoding acyl-CoA thioesterase, with the protein MRTYRYKRRLHWSECDPGGIVFFPHYSRWMVDGLNEMLFSLGIDPTAILDEKTRGGLPVVQLSMQFFDAPTLHSYLWHEIAVEKIGGKSLGFVHRFLREDTLLMEAHETRVWAVHAVGTTTSMHARVVPESVRALLMGDDAEVLETNT; encoded by the coding sequence ATGCGTACCTACCGCTATAAGCGACGCCTGCACTGGAGCGAATGCGACCCTGGTGGCATCGTCTTCTTCCCCCACTACTCGCGCTGGATGGTCGATGGGCTGAACGAGATGCTCTTCTCGCTCGGAATAGACCCCACCGCGATCCTTGACGAAAAGACGCGCGGCGGTCTGCCGGTGGTGCAGTTGTCAATGCAATTTTTCGATGCGCCTACACTCCATTCCTACCTATGGCATGAGATCGCCGTCGAAAAGATCGGCGGGAAGTCACTTGGCTTCGTCCATCGCTTCCTGCGCGAAGACACCCTGCTCATGGAGGCACATGAGACCCGGGTCTGGGCCGTACACGCGGTCGGAACCACAACCTCGATGCATGCCCGTGTCGTGCCGGAATCGGTACGCGCACTGCTCATGGGCGACGACGCCGAGGTATTGGAGACAAACACATGA
- a CDS encoding TRAP transporter small permease produces MSGESLNRTLAPAGNIIETLQAAVGRLYDFLMVLACLLLLMIVGSITLDVLLRNLVIPGLPRGFPASNDISEYALYFCTLLAAPWLLRAGQHIRVDIVLRAVPAKLAWACEWLSDVIALTGCVVVAWMGVVMAFRSYASGAIQIKSIVIPEWWVMAPLPVAFALLAVEFAFRMWRLAHSQRGPRSDAVSTA; encoded by the coding sequence ATGAGCGGCGAATCACTTAACAGAACTCTCGCACCTGCAGGCAACATCATCGAAACCCTGCAGGCCGCTGTTGGCCGCCTCTACGACTTCTTGATGGTGCTGGCCTGCCTTCTGCTGTTGATGATCGTAGGCTCAATTACCCTGGATGTCCTGTTGCGAAACCTGGTGATCCCAGGCTTGCCGCGCGGCTTCCCAGCGTCCAACGACATCTCGGAGTACGCCCTCTACTTCTGCACCTTGTTGGCCGCGCCTTGGCTGCTGCGCGCAGGACAGCACATCCGGGTGGATATCGTGCTGCGCGCCGTTCCCGCCAAGCTCGCTTGGGCCTGTGAGTGGCTTTCGGACGTGATAGCTCTCACGGGATGCGTGGTGGTGGCGTGGATGGGCGTGGTGATGGCCTTCCGGAGCTACGCAAGCGGAGCGATCCAGATCAAGAGCATTGTCATCCCAGAATGGTGGGTGATGGCGCCGTTGCCAGTTGCGTTCGCGTTGCTGGCCGTCGAGTTTGCATTCCGCATGTGGCGGCTTGCGCATAGCCAGAGGGGGCCGCGTTCGGACGCGGTATCTACAGCATGA
- a CDS encoding LysR family transcriptional regulator, whose product MQPEIDLKLLRLLTQIHALGSVSKAADAVHLSQPAASLALGRLRRILGDPLFVRGSSGMVATGRCDEAVTAALEALSLIDGVVQTPADFDPLNARRDFVVTLSDIGEVVFLPKLMARLSRLAPHCNLRAKALSVRELPEAMQSGQVEMAIGFFPDLERPGFYMQRLFEHRFVCLVRKDHPRVKTERIPLAVFLELPHAVVEPEGRSHELFERLLKSKGLSRRVQLSIPHFMSVPAIVAATDMIVTVPQAVAEYFVRFGEVRIVQPPVNTRRYALKQYWHARFHADPGLKWLRGQIVEAFTENA is encoded by the coding sequence ATGCAGCCTGAGATCGACCTGAAGCTCCTGCGCTTGCTTACGCAGATTCACGCGTTGGGCAGCGTGTCCAAGGCGGCCGATGCCGTCCACCTGAGCCAGCCAGCAGCCAGCCTCGCGCTCGGTCGCCTGCGCCGCATCCTTGGCGACCCGCTATTCGTCCGTGGTTCTAGTGGCATGGTGGCGACCGGCAGGTGCGATGAAGCAGTGACGGCGGCGCTAGAAGCGCTATCCCTGATAGACGGCGTGGTGCAGACTCCTGCCGACTTTGATCCCTTGAACGCGCGGCGGGACTTCGTGGTCACGTTGTCCGATATTGGCGAAGTGGTGTTCCTGCCCAAGCTGATGGCCAGGTTGTCACGGCTGGCGCCTCACTGCAATCTCAGGGCAAAAGCACTGTCCGTGCGTGAGTTGCCGGAGGCCATGCAGAGCGGGCAAGTCGAAATGGCGATCGGCTTCTTCCCCGATCTGGAACGTCCCGGCTTCTATATGCAGCGGCTGTTCGAACACCGCTTCGTCTGCCTTGTGCGCAAAGATCATCCTCGCGTGAAGACAGAGAGAATTCCATTGGCCGTATTCCTCGAATTGCCGCATGCCGTCGTAGAACCTGAGGGACGCAGCCACGAACTCTTTGAGCGCCTGTTGAAGAGCAAAGGCCTCAGCCGCCGCGTTCAACTCAGCATCCCACATTTCATGAGCGTGCCTGCAATCGTTGCTGCGACCGATATGATCGTCACGGTACCGCAAGCGGTGGCGGAGTACTTTGTACGGTTCGGGGAAGTGCGCATTGTGCAGCCCCCCGTCAATACGCGTCGCTACGCGCTAAAGCAGTACTGGCATGCGCGCTTCCACGCGGACCCTGGACTGAAGTGGCTGCGAGGTCAGATTGTGGAAGCTTTCACCGAGAACGCCTGA
- a CDS encoding AMP-binding protein — protein sequence MYTPPEQAAYYLNGGIWDRQTLGDTLRSAAKHAPERIAFVCEGDRMSFGELDAKSERLACGLRALGLQVHDRAMFQMGTSIETVVALFACFKAGIVPVCSIPQYRELEIGKLAELTNPKAYFVQADAGGRFDLAKFASGMSERHQIPHLIVAGGAPDARGHALESLCESTAEFSALDTSGEFGCEDVVAFQLSGGSTGVPKVIPRFHAEYQSHVRSWCACYDMRDGHVGIWALPILHNAGMMFAIVRTVLFRATTVLMPQWDVERYFEAIEHERVQHAFTIGPHAPAIAAYPHVARHDLSSVRSLSTLMGAEAIERATGMPSINMFGITEGLVLTGTPESSMKARHGSVGMPCSPYDEVRLLHPGTDEEVQIGEAGELCFRGPSTLRGYYAAPEINAVSFTPDGFFRTGDLIRAAVIDGQIVYRFEGRMRDNINRGGEKFGTEDIEYLIARHPAIADGKVVAMPDPIYGEKACAFLIIRDGHKVPTVGELGEYLLAHGVAKFKLPERIEACDAFPTTRVGKLDRAHLRATIAGKIDEESVH from the coding sequence GTGTACACCCCTCCGGAACAGGCCGCGTACTATCTCAACGGCGGCATCTGGGACCGCCAGACACTGGGCGATACCCTGCGAAGTGCCGCGAAGCACGCGCCAGAGCGGATTGCGTTCGTCTGCGAAGGCGACCGCATGAGCTTCGGCGAGCTCGACGCGAAAAGCGAGCGCCTGGCGTGCGGCCTGAGAGCGTTAGGGCTGCAAGTGCATGACCGAGCCATGTTCCAGATGGGAACCAGCATCGAAACGGTCGTCGCACTGTTTGCTTGCTTCAAGGCCGGCATCGTTCCTGTCTGCAGCATTCCCCAGTACAGGGAACTGGAGATCGGCAAGCTGGCCGAACTGACGAATCCCAAGGCTTACTTCGTACAGGCGGACGCCGGAGGGCGTTTCGATCTGGCGAAGTTCGCGTCCGGAATGTCGGAGCGACACCAGATCCCGCACCTTATCGTCGCCGGCGGCGCCCCGGACGCAAGGGGGCACGCGCTGGAGAGCCTCTGTGAGAGCACCGCGGAATTTTCCGCCCTGGATACGTCCGGTGAGTTCGGCTGTGAGGACGTAGTTGCCTTCCAGCTTTCTGGTGGTTCGACGGGCGTACCCAAGGTTATTCCGCGCTTCCATGCCGAGTATCAAAGTCACGTGCGTTCCTGGTGTGCCTGCTATGACATGCGGGATGGTCACGTTGGCATTTGGGCTCTACCGATCCTGCACAACGCCGGCATGATGTTCGCCATCGTTCGCACGGTGCTGTTCCGGGCAACGACAGTGTTGATGCCACAGTGGGACGTGGAACGCTACTTCGAAGCAATCGAGCACGAGCGCGTGCAGCATGCGTTCACCATCGGACCTCATGCGCCGGCGATCGCTGCCTACCCCCACGTCGCACGGCATGACCTGTCTTCCGTGCGTTCGCTGTCGACCTTGATGGGCGCGGAGGCCATCGAACGCGCGACCGGCATGCCATCAATCAACATGTTCGGGATTACCGAAGGGTTGGTGCTGACAGGCACTCCGGAGTCGTCGATGAAGGCGCGCCATGGCAGCGTAGGCATGCCATGCTCGCCCTACGACGAAGTGCGGCTGCTTCACCCTGGCACAGACGAGGAGGTACAGATCGGCGAGGCTGGGGAGCTGTGTTTCAGAGGGCCTTCGACGCTGCGCGGCTACTACGCGGCGCCGGAGATCAACGCGGTCAGTTTCACCCCAGACGGTTTCTTCCGGACCGGCGACCTGATCCGGGCCGCAGTGATCGACGGGCAGATCGTTTACCGCTTCGAAGGCCGGATGCGGGACAACATCAACCGCGGCGGCGAAAAATTCGGAACGGAGGACATCGAATACCTGATCGCTCGCCATCCGGCAATCGCCGACGGTAAGGTGGTGGCGATGCCCGATCCGATCTATGGGGAGAAGGCGTGCGCGTTCCTGATCATCCGAGACGGCCACAAGGTGCCTACCGTCGGGGAGCTGGGCGAGTACTTGCTCGCGCACGGCGTGGCCAAGTTCAAGCTGCCCGAGCGGATCGAAGCCTGCGACGCTTTTCCGACCACTCGTGTCGGCAAGCTTGATCGCGCGCATCTACGCGCAACGATCGCGGGAAAAATCGACGAAGAGTCAGTACATTGA
- the dctP gene encoding TRAP transporter substrate-binding protein DctP, translated as MSKLLKRLAATAVLGLLAVSAAAEEAQIRLATAFPENTSWVQELVKWSERVNSKGKGLVKISFIGGPRAIPTFEIGNAVKSGVVDMALSPGAFYTNVFPEADMLKMAQIPVSEQRKNGAIEYINKVWNEKGNMVYLARMVEGYPFHIFLTQKIDKLDLTGKKIRVSPAIRPAVQALNGNVINIPPGEIYTALERSVIDGYGWSIGGIFDLKIAPLTKFRVDPGFYDADVSLIMNLDKWKSMTPQQRDFIQKMAMEIESNSSYWHKEGEDEKKKQNASGIQPLTFGAAETAKYLDAVYEAGWADLIKTSPVHGPKLRALLSKEAMRKQ; from the coding sequence ATGTCCAAATTACTCAAACGTCTTGCGGCCACGGCTGTTCTCGGCCTGCTGGCTGTCTCGGCAGCAGCGGAGGAAGCGCAGATCCGGCTGGCCACGGCATTTCCCGAGAACACGTCGTGGGTGCAGGAGTTGGTGAAGTGGAGCGAGCGAGTGAATTCGAAAGGCAAGGGCCTGGTCAAGATAAGCTTCATCGGGGGCCCGCGCGCGATCCCGACTTTCGAGATCGGGAATGCGGTGAAGAGCGGCGTGGTTGATATGGCCCTCAGTCCGGGTGCCTTCTACACGAACGTGTTCCCGGAAGCCGACATGCTTAAGATGGCGCAGATTCCGGTGAGCGAGCAGCGCAAGAACGGCGCGATTGAATACATCAACAAGGTCTGGAATGAGAAGGGCAATATGGTGTACCTCGCCCGCATGGTGGAAGGCTACCCCTTCCACATATTCCTGACCCAGAAGATTGACAAGCTGGATCTCACCGGCAAGAAGATCCGCGTGTCGCCCGCCATCCGGCCTGCGGTACAGGCGCTAAATGGAAACGTAATCAACATCCCTCCTGGCGAAATCTACACAGCTCTGGAACGCAGTGTCATCGACGGCTACGGTTGGTCGATCGGCGGCATCTTCGACCTGAAGATAGCGCCGCTTACGAAATTCCGGGTGGATCCGGGCTTCTACGACGCGGACGTGTCGCTGATCATGAACCTAGACAAGTGGAAATCCATGACGCCGCAGCAGCGCGACTTCATCCAGAAGATGGCGATGGAAATCGAGAGTAACTCCTCCTACTGGCACAAGGAGGGGGAGGACGAGAAGAAGAAGCAAAACGCCTCCGGCATCCAGCCGCTCACGTTTGGCGCCGCCGAAACCGCAAAGTACCTGGACGCCGTCTACGAGGCGGGCTGGGCGGACCTGATCAAGACGAGCCCGGTCCATGGACCGAAGCTGCGCGCACTGCTGTCCAAAGAAGCGATGAGGAAGCAATGA
- a CDS encoding indolepyruvate ferredoxin oxidoreductase family protein, with amino-acid sequence MARSLDARYEADTPLAFLNGNQALIRMIVEQMRSDGETGLRTKAFVTGYPGSPLGSIDIALRQAKRTLDAHGITHRAAQNEEFAVSMLSGTQMLDEHPHPDVDGVVGYWYGKGPGLDRSGDALKHANFAGTSRHGAVVILSGEDHEAKSSTVPYQQEFSFEHHGIPVLYPASVQEFLDYGLHAAALSRFSGCWVALKLVGTLCDGGEVVQLHPAGIRTQIPELQIGGKPFTRMANHRFFPVTNVETERRLYDERHAAVLAYARANGLNRIVRSAPGDRIGIISAGKSWADTQQALEDLGFDGPALQAQGIRLAKVGLLCPADGAFFREFAEGLQTIVVIEEKRDFLERQVAAGAVGATVREILGKHDEHGQRLFPVEGGMTADMVAERLARILARSTPLPERGRERIQYLEGNSVKRDAALPGRAPNYCSGCPHNVSTLLAPGQMAWGAPGCHLFAALMDKPQKRVEATTQLGGEGLPWLGLAPYTSRPHIVQNVGDGALFHSSYQNIRFAITTGANMTFKLLINGVLANTGGQEAVGASAIADLAGRLLQDGASRVVLVTKEPDQYARVQLPASLVRRSPDQLEQTMKELAAIKGVTILIYDGACANERRRRQKRGLLPAPTVFTVVNEEVCENCGDCGAKANCMSLQKVPTEFGPKTQIHQSTCNQDQACIQGECPSFVTVEVESGKGVRKPSLPAIDAASIPEIEPGSLQAPYHIYIPGLGGSGVLTASAILAQAACMQGLQVKTYDQTGAAQKWGAVLSSLILAPADRPPHTNKVGIGKADLYLALDLLAAVETNNLKCCDANHTRVVVNAGVFPNGDVIRDSRKTLPTLELCETVAAAGRKESVLTLDARRIAEALFGDFMMTNMVAIGAAYQAGWLPIRAECIEAAIGLNGAQVEANTMAFRAGRLWVHAPERVEVMGSLKLHPLADRTERLRALRSEGKLKALARFESHLAKLSPQLRERVQLRFADLIDYQNTAYAARYLGRVTASLQAEAAARGEGHGYEVTAAIAESLHKLMAYKDEYEVARLLTLSGFEKRVADMFSGSVRLKYNLQPPLARTLGLKGKLRVGGWIRPALKTLAALKFLRGTALDPFYALASRKEERALLAWYEGVLGEGLKLLDAHNSAQVVELLRLPTTIRGYETVKSAAATEAKAQADRMLAALKRPRTIKIVPDPVEP; translated from the coding sequence ATGGCCCGCTCTCTTGATGCTCGCTATGAGGCTGACACACCCTTGGCCTTCCTGAACGGAAACCAGGCGCTGATCCGCATGATCGTTGAGCAAATGCGCTCGGATGGGGAAACTGGCTTGCGCACCAAGGCGTTCGTCACGGGCTACCCCGGTTCGCCGCTGGGCAGCATCGACATCGCGCTGCGGCAGGCCAAACGGACTCTGGATGCCCACGGGATCACCCACCGTGCGGCGCAGAACGAGGAGTTCGCAGTCTCCATGCTGAGCGGCACGCAGATGCTCGATGAACACCCTCACCCGGATGTCGATGGTGTCGTTGGCTACTGGTATGGCAAGGGTCCGGGCCTGGACCGCTCCGGCGACGCGCTGAAGCACGCAAACTTCGCTGGCACGAGCCGCCACGGCGCCGTGGTCATTCTTAGCGGCGAGGACCACGAAGCGAAGAGTTCGACCGTCCCCTATCAGCAGGAGTTCTCTTTCGAACACCACGGCATCCCCGTGCTGTATCCCGCCAGCGTCCAGGAGTTCCTGGACTACGGCCTGCACGCCGCCGCGCTGTCGCGCTTCTCCGGATGCTGGGTGGCGCTAAAGCTTGTCGGCACCCTGTGCGACGGCGGCGAAGTCGTGCAGCTGCACCCTGCCGGCATCCGTACGCAGATCCCGGAGCTGCAGATCGGCGGAAAGCCATTTACCAGGATGGCGAACCACCGTTTCTTTCCGGTGACGAATGTCGAGACCGAGCGGCGCCTCTACGACGAGCGACATGCGGCGGTACTGGCCTACGCCCGCGCGAATGGCCTCAATCGCATCGTGCGCTCGGCGCCCGGGGACCGCATCGGAATCATCAGCGCCGGAAAGAGCTGGGCCGACACCCAACAAGCCTTGGAAGACCTCGGTTTCGACGGACCGGCCCTGCAGGCCCAAGGCATCCGCCTCGCTAAGGTCGGCCTGCTTTGTCCCGCTGACGGCGCCTTCTTCCGCGAATTCGCCGAAGGCCTCCAGACCATCGTCGTCATCGAGGAGAAGCGCGATTTCCTGGAGCGGCAGGTCGCAGCGGGGGCTGTCGGCGCCACCGTTCGCGAGATCCTCGGCAAGCACGACGAACATGGTCAGCGCCTCTTCCCGGTAGAGGGCGGCATGACAGCGGACATGGTGGCCGAAAGACTGGCCCGGATTCTGGCGCGAAGCACGCCGCTTCCGGAGCGCGGCCGCGAGCGCATCCAGTATCTGGAGGGAAATAGCGTGAAGCGCGATGCCGCGCTTCCGGGCCGGGCACCGAATTACTGCTCGGGATGCCCGCACAATGTGTCGACCCTGCTCGCGCCGGGCCAGATGGCCTGGGGGGCACCCGGCTGCCACCTCTTCGCGGCGCTCATGGACAAGCCACAAAAGCGCGTGGAAGCGACAACCCAGCTCGGTGGCGAAGGCTTGCCGTGGCTGGGCCTGGCGCCATACACGAGCCGGCCGCACATCGTGCAGAACGTCGGCGACGGCGCACTGTTCCATTCCAGCTATCAGAACATCCGGTTCGCGATCACAACCGGGGCGAACATGACGTTCAAGCTCCTGATCAACGGCGTTCTCGCTAACACCGGCGGCCAGGAAGCGGTAGGGGCGAGTGCGATTGCGGACCTTGCCGGCCGTCTATTGCAGGACGGCGCATCCCGCGTGGTCCTAGTCACGAAAGAGCCGGACCAGTACGCCAGAGTGCAACTCCCCGCCAGCCTAGTGCGCCGCTCACCGGACCAGCTCGAGCAGACCATGAAGGAGCTCGCGGCGATTAAGGGGGTCACGATCCTGATCTACGACGGGGCGTGTGCGAATGAGCGGCGTCGGCGCCAAAAGCGGGGGCTGCTGCCCGCGCCCACCGTATTCACTGTGGTCAACGAAGAGGTTTGCGAGAACTGCGGCGATTGCGGCGCGAAGGCCAACTGCATGTCGCTGCAGAAGGTGCCCACCGAATTCGGGCCAAAGACGCAGATCCACCAGTCAACGTGCAACCAGGACCAGGCCTGCATCCAGGGAGAATGCCCGTCCTTCGTCACGGTGGAAGTGGAGTCCGGAAAAGGCGTTCGAAAGCCGAGCCTACCCGCCATCGATGCCGCCAGTATTCCGGAGATCGAGCCGGGATCGTTGCAGGCGCCCTATCACATCTACATCCCGGGCCTCGGCGGATCCGGCGTGCTGACGGCCAGCGCCATCCTTGCGCAGGCGGCGTGCATGCAGGGTCTGCAGGTGAAAACGTATGACCAGACCGGAGCGGCGCAGAAGTGGGGGGCCGTGCTCTCCAGCCTGATCCTGGCTCCGGCGGACCGGCCGCCGCACACCAACAAGGTAGGCATCGGCAAAGCCGACCTCTACCTCGCCCTCGACCTGCTCGCGGCCGTGGAAACGAACAACCTGAAGTGCTGCGATGCCAACCATACTCGAGTCGTCGTCAATGCGGGTGTGTTTCCGAACGGGGATGTCATCCGCGACTCGCGCAAGACGCTGCCCACGCTGGAGTTGTGCGAGACGGTCGCAGCCGCCGGGCGGAAAGAGAGCGTCCTGACGCTGGACGCGCGCCGTATCGCGGAAGCGCTTTTCGGTGATTTCATGATGACCAACATGGTCGCTATCGGCGCTGCGTACCAGGCAGGGTGGCTGCCGATCCGTGCGGAATGCATCGAAGCTGCCATTGGGCTGAATGGCGCCCAGGTGGAAGCCAACACGATGGCATTTCGCGCCGGGAGACTGTGGGTGCATGCGCCCGAGCGGGTCGAAGTGATGGGCTCCCTGAAGCTTCACCCGCTGGCCGACCGCACGGAGCGCCTACGTGCCCTGCGCAGTGAAGGCAAACTGAAAGCGCTGGCGCGCTTCGAGTCGCACTTGGCGAAGCTGTCGCCGCAGTTGCGGGAGCGCGTGCAACTGCGTTTCGCGGATCTGATCGACTATCAGAATACTGCGTACGCTGCCCGTTACCTGGGGCGCGTGACGGCGTCGCTGCAGGCGGAGGCTGCCGCACGCGGCGAGGGCCACGGCTACGAGGTCACGGCGGCGATTGCCGAGAGCCTTCACAAGCTAATGGCTTACAAGGACGAGTACGAAGTCGCTCGCCTGCTGACGCTCTCCGGGTTCGAGAAACGGGTTGCGGACATGTTCTCCGGCAGCGTTCGATTGAAATATAACCTCCAGCCGCCTCTCGCACGCACCCTGGGCCTGAAAGGCAAGTTGCGCGTGGGCGGCTGGATTCGTCCCGCACTGAAAACCTTGGCCGCGCTCAAGTTCCTTCGGGGCACCGCTTTGGACCCGTTTTACGCGCTCGCATCACGCAAGGAGGAGCGTGCGCTGCTCGCATGGTACGAGGGTGTGCTAGGCGAAGGTCTCAAGCTGCTCGACGCGCACAACTCCGCCCAAGTCGTCGAGCTACTCCGGCTACCTACAACGATCCGCGGCTATGAAACTGTGAAATCTGCGGCCGCTACGGAAGCCAAGGCGCAGGCTGATCGCATGCTCGCCGCGCTGAAGCGCCCGCGCACCATCAAGATCGTGCCCGATCCAGTTGAGCCGTAA
- a CDS encoding TRAP transporter large permease produces the protein MSAWILPAWLLLGGSTLLLFVGLPVAFAFLITNLVGACMYLGGEAGLVQLARNSVAAVTSFSLTPIPLFILMGEILFHTGLAVKVIEGVERLITRVPGRLAVVAVVAGSVFSAISGSTIATTAMLGSLMVPVMLQRGYHPTMATGPIMAIGAVDMLIPPSALTVLLGSLANISISGLLIGGIVPGVLLSIGFIAWIVLRCAMNPSLAPAGEFEHFHGWERYKLFFQYVLPLLSIFGVVVGAMVAGWSTPTESAALGVVATLVIALAYRALSLQALMKSLRGTIGISGMILLIIMGATTFAQILTFSGASNGIVESITAIGLGPMAIIAGMMLILIFLGIFVDQVSMMLITIPIFMPIVQKLGVDTVWFGIMFLVCMQMGLLLPPHGLLLMTMKGVAPPTVSMAHIFRAIVPYIAMSVLLLAALFFFPSIATWLPGIIK, from the coding sequence ATGAGTGCCTGGATCCTTCCCGCGTGGCTGCTTCTTGGCGGCTCCACGCTCCTTCTCTTCGTCGGCCTTCCAGTGGCCTTCGCGTTCCTCATAACCAACCTCGTGGGCGCCTGTATGTACCTGGGCGGCGAGGCGGGGCTCGTGCAGTTGGCACGCAATAGCGTGGCCGCCGTCACCAGCTTTTCGTTGACGCCCATTCCGTTGTTCATCCTAATGGGCGAGATCCTGTTCCACACCGGCCTGGCGGTGAAGGTCATCGAAGGCGTGGAGCGGCTGATCACTCGGGTGCCGGGCCGCTTGGCGGTGGTAGCTGTTGTTGCGGGGTCGGTATTCTCCGCCATCTCGGGGTCGACGATCGCCACGACGGCGATGCTCGGATCCCTGATGGTGCCCGTCATGTTGCAGCGTGGCTACCATCCGACCATGGCCACTGGCCCGATCATGGCGATCGGGGCAGTCGACATGCTGATTCCCCCCAGCGCGTTAACCGTTCTGCTTGGCAGCCTCGCGAACATCTCGATCTCAGGGCTTCTGATCGGCGGCATCGTCCCTGGAGTCCTCCTATCGATCGGATTCATCGCCTGGATCGTGCTGCGCTGCGCCATGAATCCCTCGCTGGCTCCGGCCGGTGAGTTTGAGCACTTCCACGGGTGGGAGCGGTACAAGCTCTTCTTCCAGTACGTGCTTCCACTGCTCTCTATCTTCGGAGTGGTGGTTGGCGCAATGGTTGCGGGCTGGTCCACACCGACGGAAAGCGCGGCACTGGGCGTGGTGGCCACGTTGGTGATTGCCCTTGCGTACCGCGCACTGTCGCTGCAGGCGCTCATGAAATCTTTGCGAGGAACGATCGGAATCTCCGGGATGATTCTGCTGATCATCATGGGCGCGACCACGTTCGCCCAGATCCTGACTTTCTCCGGGGCTTCCAACGGAATCGTCGAGTCAATCACGGCCATTGGCCTCGGGCCGATGGCCATCATTGCCGGCATGATGCTGATCCTAATCTTCCTTGGGATCTTCGTGGACCAGGTGAGCATGATGCTCATCACAATCCCCATCTTCATGCCGATTGTGCAGAAGCTAGGAGTCGACACTGTTTGGTTCGGCATCATGTTCCTCGTCTGCATGCAGATGGGCTTGCTGCTGCCCCCGCATGGCTTGCTTCTAATGACGATGAAAGGCGTCGCTCCTCCTACCGTGAGCATGGCCCACATATTCCGTGCCATCGTGCCCTATATCGCCATGAGCGTGCTACTGCTCGCCGCCCTGTTCTTCTTCCCATCCATCGCCACTTGGTTACCAGGAATCATCAAATGA